agctggcagtccaaagaaagacctgctaCAGCATGGGAACCACCTTGCACAGCCCCTGCTCACACTCAAACTCTACAAGTGCAGCTCTTGCCCACACACTTATGCTACTAACACTGTTAACTCAAGAGCTGTGCCTTGCCCAGGCATCCTCTagttttccccaaaatatcagGTAcagggccaggcatgatggcgcacacctttaatcccagcccttgagatgcagaagcaggtagatctctgaatttgaggtcagcctggtctacatagtgcgttccaggatggccagggctacatagaaaccctatcaaaaacagaaggaaaagaattatCCCGGTGGGAataaggaaggagacagaaaggcagCCTTATGAATGTTCATGAGGAGTTGGGCTGTTTGCGTATCAAAGAACAGACACACACTGAAAAGACAGCTAGCAAAAGGCTAACGATGGTTATATCCTGAGGTAAATCACAGGATGGACAGACTTTGCACTTTGTGAGACATCTCTATGAATGAGTACTTATTCATAGGTACATATCAtactagttatttttcttgtctgtGCAACAAAACGCctgacaaaagcagcttgaggCGGTCTACACATTTAAGGGTACAGTCCGTCACGTCAGGGGGGCAGGAGTGGCAGGCCACAGGTTACATGGCGCCCgccgtcaggaagcagagagagatgacgctgtgctcagctcattttccccttccatgcAGTCTGggcccccagcccatgggatggctCCGCCCACAGTTAGGGCGGGTCTTCcaacctcaattaacctaatctataactccctcacagacacgccCAGACGTTTGTCCGTGAATCTAGATGCGGCTAAAATgtcaatcaatattaaccataaTATATACtaaggaaaaacattttatacatatttattatattcaGCAAAAAATAATGTTTCTAGAACCACAAAAAATGCTCACTCCACCCCGTGaccaccccaacccccaactcTCACCCACTCAAGCCCACCAAAACATACAAAGTTCAAAATGGTCCCAGACTTTatcctgcctccagcctccagcaCAGTCCCTGTGGGTCGGACTCTGGCCTCAGTTCTGAGAAGCGCTCAGTGTCTGGAAGCCTTCActcctccagctgctgctgtACCAGGTGAGCATAGACATCCTGGTCCTCCCTAAGCTGGTCATGCTCCACCAGCCGCCCCTGCTTGAGCACCAGGACCTGGTCGGCGTTCTGAACTGTGTGCAGCCTGTGGGCAATCACCAGCACCGTCCTGTCCCCCTGCGATCTCCAGGCCTGCAgctacagaggacagaggacccGCCTCAGAAAGGCAAGAATGGGACCCCACAGCTGGGCCACCCCTGTGACTGGGATAAGGAAGGCATGACTGTGCAGGAGCTGCAGAGGGCAGGCGACAGGGTCTGCCCTCCCTGGCTGTACTGACGCCACTGGGAAAGGCAGCGATGGAGGACCAGACACCCCACACCATTCTCCATGCCATCCTGGAGACAGATCTTCATTGCCAACTCAACTTAAGAAAGCCCAGGGCCTGGGCAAGGCACACCTTTGGGCGTGTCTGTGAGGACTGACTCTAGCATCCAGAGAGGACTACTGAGGAGAAAGATCCACCCTGAAAGTGGGTGACACCATCCCATGCCCTGGGTCCTGGGCCACACGAAAAAGAGGGAACGAGGGAGCCAGCTGGGTGCCAGCATTCACACTCTCTGGTTCTCAGTCCCGCAAGATGTAAAGAGTCCAAACGACACCCCCCCAGCTACACCGACCCTGCCGTGATGGCTTGTGTGGTTTCTCAACCCCTGAGCCAAAATAACCTGTCATCTACATTCCTTTTCTCGGGTATTTGgtccagcaacagaaaagtaaccattGCAATTCACGAGATTCACAGCCCTGCAAGGTGCAGACATTCTCCCCACCAATGGGACGtcctgccacccccacccagctccACACCACCTGACTCCAAACATATCCCTTAATCACACTGTCCCCTGCCTTCCCCATGCTGGTACTCACAGCCTGCTCGCACTGGGCGTCCAGGGCACTGGTAGCCTCGTCCAGGATGAGGACCCGTGGGTTCCGCACAAGGGCCCGGGCGATGGCCAGACGTTGTTTCTGTCCCACAGCTAActgcccccctctctcccctaTTTCTGAAGAAATCAGAGACATTCCCCTCATGAGGCACAGCAGGTCAGAAAACACCCCTCCCCACTAAGAGCAGGTTCTCTCTCTGGTCCGCTTCTGTTAGCCAATCAGGAGGTAGCAAAGCAGGGCGGGAGGGGAgcgtgcgggggaggggggggctgcAGAAGAATGAGaagtgggaacagagggaggagCAACCGGGATACAAACATCACCCCAAAGTAAGTTCCATTATCTGGGgggtgtgtatatgcatgcgcatgagcctctgtgtgtgtgtgtgtgtgtgtgtgtgtgtgtgtgtgtgtgtatgtgtgtgtgtgcctgtgtgtgcatgtgagcctgtgtatgtgtgtgcatgtgagcctgtgtatgtgtgtgtgcatgtgagcctgtgtacgtgtgtgtgcatgtgagcctgtgtgtttatgtgtgtgcatgtgagcctgtgtgtgtgtgtgtatgtgtgtgtgtgcatgtgagcctgtgtgtgtgtgtgtgcatgagcctgtgtgtgtgtgtgcatgtgagcctgtgtgtgtgtgtgcatgtgagcctgtgtatgtgtgtgtgtgcatgtgagcctgtgtgtgtgtgtgtgcatgtgagcctgtgtgcctgtgtgtatgtgtgtgcgcgcctaTGCTTGAgcatgagcctctgtgtggggtgtgggggggggggtgtatgtatgtgggctGTTCCTCAGGCAGTGTCTATCTTTTGGaaccaaagtctctcactggcttAGAATGAGACCCCAAGGAACCTCTGAATCCCCAGAACTGGCATTAGTCCCAGTCTGGCTTTctccccctcaccaccaccataaatggatcccagagatcaaactcaagtcctcccgCTTGCAACCAAGCACTTTATCCAATGGGCTCTCACCCcagccccatttcctcctccccctgccaGGGTGGGCTCGGGACCTGTAGGTACCTGTGTGTATTCCGTTAGTCATTTCCCCTATGAAGTCGTCTGCACAGGCCGCCCGGGCAGCCGCCATCACTTCAGCATCCTCACAGTCCCTCAGGCCATAGGCAATGTTGTCCTTGACAGAACCGGAGAACAGCACCGGCTCCTGTCCCACCAGAACCACCTAGCCAGaggggacagacagacggacggttTCCTCGGGATGGACCCAGCCTTTCTTCCCAGGGACTTCCTCATCCACCCTCCACGCTTGAtcttctctcctgcccctccctctctgGTGCCCCTCCCACCTGGCGGTGCAGGTAGTGGTGGTCATACTGGACCAGGGGCTGGCCGTCCAGCAGCAGCTGGCCCCCGGTGGGCTGGTACAGATTCTGCAGCAGGGCAGCCACGGTGCTCTTCCCGGACCCATTGGGTCCCACCAATGCTGTCACCTTCCCAGGATGCAGTGTGAACGTCAGGCCCTGGAAAAGCAGGCAAGAGTTAAGGGCAGCTTCCTAGAGAAGAGATGCACAGGCTGCGGTGCCTGACCACGGGATCTCCCGCAGGCACCTGGAGCACCGGCTTCTCGGGGCGACTGGGGTACGAAAAGGAGACGTCTTGGAATTCCACGTGGCCCTCCAGCCTGGGAGGGGCCAAGGTCCCAGGCTGGGGCAGATTTGGCTTTCGGTCCATGTAGCAGAAAACCTTCTCAGCGGCACGCACATTGCTCAGCATATCCCCATACATGTACACCAAGTTCTGGAAAACAAGAACGGACAGGTCAGCTAATCAAACCCCACCAGAAACCAGGTCCCCAACTCAGCTCCTCACATACTCTGACCACAGCATGACCTCGGCCAGCCTCTCCCCTTTCTTACCCCCCAAAAAGAGCCTCTACCTTTTAatgtgggggggggcattggAGAAGTTGGGAATGGAGGGTGGCTTTGTCTTTGCTCCTTTGAAAGTTTtggctacatagcccaggctggcctcaaatgtgacATCTTCCCTCAGGGTTGCAAGTACCacaggattacagacatgttgCTCCCTTGCCCAGAATAATTTTGGTAGAATTTTAAAGTTGCATTATAAGTCAGTGTTTTCAGTTTGTAACGGAAAAGCTCTGAAGTCCCCAGAGCGGGCAAGCCCCACAGCTTTCGCTCAATGCTCTGCACTCTCTGCCTAGTACCACCTCCCTTGAGACAGGGAACCCTTTCAAAAGGGGTCGTTGTGGCCAACTCACCTTTGAAATTATCAGAGTGCCTGGCACAGCTCTCCACACATAAAGGATGGTTGGTGAAGAAGTAACCAGGAAAATTATGGCCCGGGCCCAGAACAAGGTAACTGATTTTTTAATGTGATCCGATACAAAGAAATAGTCAAGAGCCTTTCCTAGTTAAACTGCAGCACTGGGAAACCCAGCAGTAAATGAGATCAAGTCCCTCGGCTGATGCAGCCAAGTTAAAGCGGGACAGAGCAGCACACTTAACTGCTGTCAGGCATCGCTTATCAGGGGTGGACACCAGCACCAGGAGAACCAGATATGTTGTGTCTCCCAGAGAAAAGAACACAGCCACAACTATAAAAGGGAAATGCCGAGCCTTGAAGTTTCCATATTGATCTACCAGTGGATAAGAAATAGAGTCAGAGGTACACTCTGGAATAATACTACAGAGGTTCGGCCCACAGAACCCGGGCCATAGGAAACACAAGACAGAAATACACATTCCTTCGACAAATAACAAGGTGGGAATTTAAAGTCAGTAGACACAGAGAGGTTGAAAGGACATCAGTCACACTATGTGGACCTGTGGAGACCTGAGCACTGATGTACTGGGTGAATTTAAGaaattattgctattttttttttggtatgataCCTGTAGCCTTTTGGACTACATATTTATAATCTAGAGATGCACACCGGAATATCTACAGGTAAGACTGTGAGATTTTGAATTTGTTTCAAAATAGTATGAAGGGAGTGAGGGCAGACCCAACACAGTGGGCTGTTGGGAGCAGGTTAGGGTTAAGGCGAGATTAAGGATGGGATGGGGTAGGGTTTGGGACTGCAGTCAGAGATAAGGTTGGCCATGGTGGGGTTAAGTTAGGGTCATGGCTATTTGGAGTTGTTTGGATTGGGTTAGGGTCAGCATTAGTTTATAATGGAGTTAAGCTAGGGTTAGGGAGTTTGAGTTAAGGTTAGGGTTATGATCATTGTTAAAGCTGATAATAGTTATCTGAAGGTTCTTtataatgtcttcttttttttagcATGTTTTAAATTATCTATAAGAACATTAACTAGTTTGTTTGTTGAACAAATAAAGCTCACAGCCCAGAAGTCCAGACAGAAACACAGCACAAAGCATCTGCTGAGGGCATCTCACTCACCCGGACATAGGCCCCCACTTCCTCCTGGTATATCAGGAAGGAGAGCAGGCCTCCCCTGGTGACCTCGCCAGCCAGGATCTGCTGCACACCGCAGTTCAGAATCAGCACCTGCATGCCCAAGGCCATCacctggagggaaggagggagaagtgagggaGCCCCGGGTCCAGTGCACTATACCAGAACCTCCGTTGTCTGGCTCCGCATCCCCTCTCCCTCCAGTGTCTGGCTCCGCATCCCTTCTCCCTCGGTTGTCGGGCTCCGCATCCCCTCTCCCTCCGCAGGCCGCCTCACCCTCCGTATGGCTGAATACAAGGCTCTTTCCAGGTCTCGGCGCCACCACAGCTGTCGACATTGCTCCAGGGCCTCCTTGTAGCGGCTGACCTCCTGCTCCTCGGCCCCAAAGCTGCGCACGGTCTGCAGCCCTCCTACTGCCTCGCGCACCACCTGGCTGGCCTTGGCCACCTCATCCTGGATCTCTGTTAACACCGCCTGAGAACAGACAGCCCATAAGCCGGTTAACGAGGCCCGggggcttctctccagcccttgtcccTGTTCCTTCCAGAAGGAATAttgaaaggaaggggaggggaggggaggggaggggaagggaggggaggggagggggaggtgtgctggggagatggctcagtgcttgccAGGCCCCCATAAGGACCCGAAGCCCCAAGAGACTTCACCTTGCTACTAAGGAACAACACCCGCCTTGGACACACATTCTTGCCGCACACACCCCATTgtgtatctcacacacacactcacacacaaaaggagagagagatgtgcCTTGCTGAGCTCTCACTGGTAAACACTGTGGAACAGGTGTGCTATTTTGTTTAACTTCCATTTGAAGTAAATCCTTCCCCCTGACGTCAATGAGGAAAGAGACGCAGCAGTTAAGGAAGGTGAAGACCTGGCTGTCGACAGCTCGCTGCTTTTCCAGATGACCAGAGcgcggttcccagcacccaagccaaCTCACcgctgcctgtaactgcagctccagggcatcaggggctgtcttctggcctctgtgggcagccacacacatgtgcacacacacacacacatgtgcacacacacacacacgcacatacatgtgcacgcacacatgtgcacacacacaaatggtaaaacaaatctttatttttaaaaaaaggtggaGCTGTAATTAGAAACTAAATTTAAGAGCTGAAATTGTAAAATCTCTTTTTATAAATACttggtgtgtgtatgagtgccgTGTAGGGGCCTGAGGATGGAAGAGGGATCAGGAagctgttgtgtgggtgctgggaaccaaaccccagtcctctacaggagcagggAGCTCTCCGAACCactaagcaatctctccagccccaattaacTCGCTTCCTGACGCTGGACTAGACAGTGAATTCTTAAATGGGACACCAGAGCACAGGCAACAAAGACAAATAGGACCTGTCCACACTGCAGCATGGGACTCTGTCCACACTGCAGCATGGGACCCTGTCCACACTGCAGCATAGGACCCTGTCCACACTGCAGCATGGGACCCTGTCCACAGTGCAGCATGGGACCCTGTCCACACTGCAGCATGGAACCCTGTCCACAATGCAGCATGGGACCCTGTCCACACTGCAGCATGGGACCCTGTCCACACTGCAACATAGGACCCTGTCCACACTGCAGCATGGGACACTGTCCACAGTGCAGCATAGGACCCTGTCCACACTGCAGCATAGGACCCTGTCTACACTGCAGCACGGGACCCTGTCCACACTGCAGCAGAGGACCCTGTCTACAGTGCAGCATGGGACCCTGTCCACACTGCAGCATGGGACCCTGTCCACACTGCAGCAGAGGGCTTTGTCCACACTGCAGCAGAGGACTCTCCACAGTAAAGCATAAGACTTCGTCTGCAGTGAAAGACATCTCAAGAGGCATCTTTGTAAATCAGATAAGAGGCCAAAGTAGCTGCTGTTCTGGGAAGGCAGCTGGTCTAAGCATCCCAACTTCACAGCAGGTCTGTTTTGCCTAGGGCAGGCTGGGCTCAGCAGGGCCTTTGACTCCAGCTGCAAAGTGTGGGTGCCAGTTTAAGGCCTGTGCTCTGTGCTGAGCCATGTCTGACTCACGGTGAGACCGCCAGTCCCTCAAGATCAAGCAGTGACTATTGCAGGACACTGTGACACTGAACACAGCCTGACTGTGTATGTCAAAACACACACCCTCTAACAGCAGCCCCTGAGAATTGCCCTGTGGgctcagcttcctgctgtctCTGCTGGCGCCATACCACAGTGTCTAGTCACCCTCTGCTGCTGCCTTTCCTGTCTTGGTGAATTCTGCCACAGGCCATGCATCACTAGCCTACCCACGCTGTCCCCAGCATGCCAACCAACATCCAGAATATGTGCAGACTGcagtttaaaaatacaatttaaaaaatataaagaatcccTTTCAAAATGCAAATTTTGGCCGGGCAGtgtggcacctttaatccctgcactcgggaggcagagccaggtggatctctgtgagttcaaggccagcctggtctacagagtgagttccaggacagccaggaatacacagagaaatcctgtctcctaaaaccaaaaacaaacaagtaaaaacaaaacaacaacaaaactacaaatttttaaaaatggaaaaaaaaaaaaatgggcgtAGGAATTTCTTTTCAACAAAGGGCCAAAAAGCAACGAGAGGAACCAGATGGACATCCCTCCAAAAAATGTGTCAAATGTCCCACACGCACGTGAAAACACACGTAACAACATTAGTGGTCAAGAAAATGCAAAGCCAAGCCACAATGAGCCACTGCACCCCAGCCAGCGAAACGGCTTTTGtgcatgtttaaaaataaagtgacagTACGTTTCGGGGGAAATGTGGAGAATCAGAAGGCTTGTGCTTTGAATTGTGGCCCAAAAGTGAGtaacgttttttttttgtttgtttgtttgtttttgttttttacatcctGTGTGCTTTACTACAAGGGAAAGCCCGAGGCAGAACTAAATGCCGACTCAAGACCTCCCTCCCCCGCACTCCATCCAATTATGTATGCTGAGGTCAAAGGGGAAACCttctagggcctggagagatgcctcagtgggtgagagcaccagctgctcctccagagaaccGGGGTTCCATGCCCAGTACCCACActgttcacagctgtctgtaactccaggccctcttctggccttctcaggcactgCACAAAGATGTCCATACGTGCaagcaaaaacacccatacacataaaataaaaacaacgtGTAAACCTCCTAAGATGTTCCTCACACTGATTCTCAAACGTTTGTGGGAAGGGCATACACAGACTTTGAGACTCATGAGAAGACACCATCTTACCAGAAAGATGCcccctcacctccctctccccacagctcAACACATGCAAGGCTTCTGCTTATAGATCCAGTGGGTCACCAACCTCCTCAACTCGGTGGATGGCTGGACTAGGAAAATGTGGTACTGCTGAGGCTGGAAAGAGCTGTCCATtctacctgtctgtctctcatGCTGAGATTTACACGTGGAAGCCTGCACACCTCTACACTTTAGTCTCCTCTCGGGGCActgtgacatgcacacacacctggtGGCGGGGGTTGTACATCTTCTCTGCTGCTATTGCGAGGGGCAGGTCCAGCAGGGAGAGGAAGGTGAGTCTAGGAGACACCCGGAGCATGAAGATGTAGAGCCCCACCACCTTCACCAGGCTCCGCAACAGGATATTGGCATTACGAGGGAGCCAGCAGCTCATCAGGGAGGTGTCAGAGCTCAGCCGTGAGTTCAACTCCcctggggaggacagagaggatgAGGGGACCGTGGATACAACAGAAACCCAAGAACTCGAtctgggccatctcactgactCATCCCACCTCTCACACCCTCTTCCCCCACAGAGACTGGGTTACACCTCTACCCTGCTCTAAAAGATAACTGCCAGGctccagaggtgtgtgtgtggggggggtgacaGGAGGGACAGAGGACCCCAGACCCGGATGCCAGGTTCACCTGTCTTGGTCTCCTGGAAAAACCCAAGGTCTTGGCGCAGCAAGGACGAGAAAAGCTGCTCTCGTATCCGCAGGTTAATCCTGGACATGGtgaagaggaaggagcctccgcGGCAGCCTGCAGACAgggagctggggggcggggggggggggggcagacagcaggaaagagagatggagagaaggggggaggaagagatggggaagtAGACAAGAGGCAAGGGGGGAAAACACATGAATAAGCGAGTAGGAAGGGTAGACACAGGGAGCTAGATGTGAGGTCAAGCTCTTAACCAGCACAAATCCCCGTGGGCTCATGGACTCACACGTGCTTCCTTTGGACACAGCAACAAGTCCCTCCCTCCTGTTTTACCGACCCCCCAGTCGCCAATCTCACCTTCCATCCTTTGGGAAGTCCTCTTGGATCAagcaaatttttataataaaaacttaaaggaagaagtatttttaaatgcacaAAAGCAGGTGTTTTACAAAATATGGGTTTCAAATGCAAATTTAGTTCCCATATTGGATAAGCAGACATGAAATGGTGGACTTTGAGTGATCACAGTAAGAATGAAAAGGAgccaccactgtgtgtgtgtgtgtgtgtgtgtgtgtgtgtgtgtgtgtgtgtgtctattttgCATGTGGATACACACAAAGATCCAGGTGtactgctctgtgtgtgtgtgtgtgtgtgtgttttgcatgtggATACACACAAAGATCCAGGTGtactgctctgtgtgtgtgtggtgtgtgtgtgttcaaagacTAAAGGATGACATCACGTCTCCCTCAGttgccctccaccttatttttctcgaggcagggtctcttactgaacctggagcccaccaTTTCCGATAGATTGGCCAGTCACCATGGCCTTGGAATCTACCTGTCTTCACTCCACACCCTCTCCTGGGGTTAGAGACTCTCCCTGTGCTTACACAGTAAGCACGTGACCCagtgagctgtctccccagtccaGGGAGACGGTCTGAAGGCAAGAAACAGCAGAGACATGAGGCTGAGGCCCAGAGTGCGGGTACTGAGTTTTGTggatgggggcaggaaggaggggcatCTTTAGGGAGGACCAGGAGGGAGTGTGATGCACTGGGGTTCTGAATACGATTACAAGGTAAGAGTGCCCAGCCAGCAGCAGTTCCAGCCCCTGGAACAACTGGGTTTATGAAACGGCTCAGCGTAAATCTGCTTCGGAGAACCACCTGgcacaaagaatatttttaagaaatcaaaACACACTGTGTGGCCATGCCTGGTGATGACCTAAGTTCCACCCCTGGACCTCACAGAGTGAAGGGACAGAGCTGACTcagtaagctgtcctctgacctccagtgcAGATACACTCTTACTCAGGAAGAAGGacggggtgggagggtgggggagtggtTAGTTTAGAACACAACATACCCATGAACGGGCCAAACTTAAGGGTCTAGAGGAGGAAAATTCTCCAAAAGAGCGGAGTAGATTCAAAGACAGAAGGGAGTTTCATAAATGCTAGCTGCAGAAAGAGATCAACTGAACTACAAATGCCAAAAGCTAGGGAGACACCAAAGGGGACCCAGCCTGGGCCGGGAGAGCAGAGAACGACCCATAAGGAGTTCACCCGTGcatggcttggggggggggggagagaactTGCCTGAATCTGCACCCCCTCTCTGTAcctgagcctcctcctcccagtcACAGCCCCACCACACAGTCCATTGTAAACTTGAGACTGCGGGGCCCCTGGGTCTGTATAGAGAGGCAAAGGCAGCCAGTGAGGAAGCCACAagattggggcgggggggggggggggacacacacacacactctctcccctGCGGGAGATTCCGGGGAGACACCTGAGGACACAGGGAACAGTCCCTTTGGACACACGGCTCCTTTTGCTCCAATAAACTCGGAGCACGTTGGAAAATTCAAAGGaggaggtaaatggatggatgggagtCCGTGGTGGGTAAATGTGCATATTTCAGTTGAAGTACTTTGTGCAAAACAAAGTCAGGGTGGAGGGCCCCTGTCCAGGTGTGGGTCTACCAAAGGGGCCTGAAGTCAATCATCCACTCACCTCCCAACAGACAACAGGCACATGAAAAAGATGGCGCTGGCAAAATCATCCGGGTCAAAATCACCTCCCAGGATGTCAATCACACGGCCAGAATAGTGAGGGATCGAGGTCTCTCCTGAAAGAGGCGAGAAGGGTGAGGAGGCTGCGCCCTGCCAAGGCCCTTCTCCCACCGCCCTCTCTCGGTGGCCTCTCCCTCTCACCCAGCACAGCCACCACGAGGAAGAAGAAGGCAACTATGAGGAAAGGCAGGTCCGGCCGGGAGAGCTTCAGCAACCGCCACATCAGGGCTTTGTTGTTCTCCTGGCCCTGTTCCTTCTCCTGGGCTCCTGGAGGTTTCAGCACATCCCACACGGCCCTGCCCAGCATGGCAGCCCCATagccagccagcagccagccCCACGAGGCCGAAGCCACTCTGACTGCTGGGGCACTCGTGGTGCCGCCCACCAGAGCTCTCAGCGAGAAGAACAGGGGGGTGGCCAGGCAGAGCAAGGGCAGAAAGTTCCCCACAGTCCCCCGCACCCCTCCCACTGTTAGCAGCCCCCACAGCCCTCCAAGTCGCAGGGTGCCCTCCAGCCACAGTCCTGGAAGCCCCCGAGGAAGCAGATTTCCCAGAGACCCCTGTAGCAGCGCAAGTAAAGCCACGTCCACCAGCAGCAGAGAGGCCCAGGACCTCAGAGAGGCCAGCTCCATGATGGGCTCTGCAGGGAGAATGGGAGAAATTAGGGCGGTGGGGTTCCCTGGCCACGGGCCTCCTGCCCCGAACCCCCATCAGGCTTCAACTTCTCCTTTTATTCAGCCTCACGGGGAAGGTCTCCTCCTAGTCACACCTCTCCTGGGGTCCATGCCATGCTGCcggtctgcacacacacacacacacacacacacacacacacacacacacacacacacacggaggggggcgggggggggctgGTCTGCTGTCACCACGCCTGTCCCTTTGAAGGTTCTTGGTGTTAACCGAGAAGACTCAGTCCCTGGTCACACTCCCTCCACTCCCCGGGTCCTTAGAGCCAGGGAACAGCGTGCAGCAGTGGGACGCAGAGACAGAGGACTTGGGGCAGGCGGCACCGGACAGAAGACAGTGACAGGGGACACCGGGCAAGGGAGCGGACCAAGGACCTTGGGcaaggggtgaggggcaggggacCTGGGACACTGGGTG
This DNA window, taken from Peromyscus maniculatus bairdii isolate BWxNUB_F1_BW_parent chromosome 21, HU_Pman_BW_mat_3.1, whole genome shotgun sequence, encodes the following:
- the Tap2 gene encoding antigen peptide transporter 2, with the protein product MELASLRSWASLLLVDVALLALLQGSLGNLLPRGLPGLWLEGTLRLGGLWGLLTVGGVRGTVGNFLPLLCLATPLFFSLRALVGGTTSAPAVRVASASWGWLLAGYGAAMLGRAVWDVLKPPGAQEKEQGQENNKALMWRLLKLSRPDLPFLIVAFFFLVVAVLGETSIPHYSGRVIDILGGDFDPDDFASAIFFMCLLSVGSSLSAGCRGGSFLFTMSRINLRIREQLFSSLLRQDLGFFQETKTGELNSRLSSDTSLMSCWLPRNANILLRSLVKVVGLYIFMLRVSPRLTFLSLLDLPLAIAAEKMYNPRHQAVLTEIQDEVAKASQVVREAVGGLQTVRSFGAEEQEVSRYKEALEQCRQLWWRRDLERALYSAIRRVMALGMQVLILNCGVQQILAGEVTRGGLLSFLIYQEEVGAYVRNLVYMYGDMLSNVRAAEKVFCYMDRKPNLPQPGTLAPPRLEGHVEFQDVSFSYPSRPEKPVLQGLTFTLHPGKVTALVGPNGSGKSTVAALLQNLYQPTGGQLLLDGQPLVQYDHHYLHRQVVLVGQEPVLFSGSVKDNIAYGLRDCEDAEVMAAARAACADDFIGEMTNGIHTEIGERGGQLAVGQKQRLAIARALVRNPRVLILDEATSALDAQCEQALQAWRSQGDRTVLVIAHRLHTVQNADQVLVLKQGRLVEHDQLREDQDVYAHLVQQQLEE